The proteins below are encoded in one region of Carettochelys insculpta isolate YL-2023 chromosome 14, ASM3395843v1, whole genome shotgun sequence:
- the SDR42E1 gene encoding short-chain dehydrogenase/reductase family 42E member 1 yields the protein MHSENVTKETVLITGGGGYFGFRLGCALYKKGVDVILFDVLKPVQAVPEGVKFIQGNVCCFSEVEKALRDVICVFHIASYGMSGREQLNRKLIEDVNVRGTENIIQACRKAGVSSLVYTSTYNVVFGGQVIENGDESLPYLPLHLHPDHYSRTKSLAEITVLQANGTELGEGKGVLRTCALRPAGIYGPGEQRHLPRIVSYIERGFFKFVYGDPLSLVEFVHVDNLVQAHILASEALKSTKQHIAAGQAYFISDGRPINNFEFFRPLVEGLGYQFPTVRLPLSFIYFAAFLTEMVHFLVGHLYNFQPLLTRTEVYKTGVTHYFSMEKARKELGYKPEQFSLTEVVEWFKSKGHGRKLRIYTMNHLIRDGGLILLLATVVLTWLPAAVTHSLKDVEH from the exons ATGCACTCAGAAAATGTGACCAAGGAAACTGTCCTTattacaggaggaggtggttaCTTTGGTTTCCG TTTAGGTTGTGCCCTATACAAAAAGGGAGTTGATGTGATACTCTTTGATGTCCTGAAGCCAGTCCAAGCTGTGCCAGAGGGAGTGAAGTTCATACAGGGGAATGTCTGCTGTTTCTCTGAAGTGGAAAAAGCTCTCAGAGATGTAATCTGTGTATTCCATATTGCTTCCTATGGAATGTCAGGGAGGGAGCAGCTGAACCGAAAACTCATAGAAGATGTTAATGTGAGAGGAACAGAAAACATCATCCAAGCTTGCAGGAAAGCAGGAGTGTCAAGTCTGGTTTATACAAGTACATACAACGTAGTCTTTGGGGGTCAAGTTATAGAAAACGGGGATGAATCTCTGCCTTATCTACCACTTCATCTTCATCCTGATCATTACTCCCGGACCAAGTCTTTAGCTGAGATAACAGTGCTCCAGGCAAATGGCACTGAACTTGGAGAGGGGAAAGGTGTGTTAAGGACCTGTGCTCTCCGACCAGCAGGCATCTATGGGCCCGGAGAGCAAAGGCATCTTCCAAGAATAGTTAGCTACATTGAAAGGggattttttaaatttgtatATGGAGACCCTCTGAGTTTAGTGGAATTTGTCCATGTAGACAACTTAGTTCAGGCTCATATCCTTGCTTCAGAAGCACTCAAATCCACCAAACAGCACATAGCTGCTGGCCAAGCTTACTTTATTTCCGATGGCAGGCCAATAAACAACTTTGAATTCTTCCGCCCTTTAGTTGAGGGCTTGGGTTACCAATTCCCAACTGTTCGTCTTCCTCTCTCCTTTATATATTTTGCTGCATTCCTAACTGAAATGGTCCATTTTCTTGTAGGCCATCTTTATaattttcagcctctcctcactcgCACGGAAGTTTACAAAACTGGTGTCacacattatttcagcatggaaaAAGCCAGGAAAGAGCTAGGGTACAAACCTGAGCAGTTTAGTCTGACTGAAGTAGTTGAATGGTTTAAGTCCAAGGGGCACGGAAGAAAGCTTAGAATCTATACCATGAACCATCTAATTAGGGATGGAGGGTTGATCTTGTTGTTGGCCACAGTGGTGCTCACGTGGCTtccagcagcagtaacacacagTTTGAAAGATGTT